One window of the Alligator mississippiensis isolate rAllMis1 chromosome 5, rAllMis1, whole genome shotgun sequence genome contains the following:
- the LOC132250983 gene encoding LOW QUALITY PROTEIN: patched domain-containing protein 3 (The sequence of the model RefSeq protein was modified relative to this genomic sequence to represent the inferred CDS: inserted 7 bases in 4 codons; deleted 1 base in 1 codon; substituted 5 bases at 5 genomic stop codons) — protein MLIDSRFFRQLLLNPFVPAENPSLEPCVFLIWLLSFQTKTLQAFLLETWTSFESVKSFCLNTSTFIFCSDELSGAENERSMDEFFRKYYVPFLTNIXTKXFIMLLYGAXLASSIYEGIQIKEGIDHXNLASDGSCIIPFYNWEDEYFSEYGPRVTVIITESVPYWNASIHNDTGNCMETFENTSYVDKSLPENFKWDIDISFLETATSHFFIQTVNITTAVDXKILLNQXEKLAKDCKISFNSFKFSFKLMLVYHPALINYDQYLAIVQSTIQNVVIAAEAMQVVSLLLISKRLCSXLSATASIIVGAAGFMMYWDVNLESISMINLVICIGFSFVXDFXAYVLYAFGSNGKPIVNERAVEALYILGYLVTQEAFSTLLGVVSLTAAETYIFRNLFKIMFLLLLVWGVHGLVFSPVVLTFFGNFGR, from the exons ATGTTAATTGACTCTAGATTTTTCAGACAACTGCTCCTTAACCCTTTTGTCCCAGCAGAGAATCCAAGCCTGGAACCTTGTGTCTTCCTAATATGGCTCCTTTCCTTTCAGACCAAGACCCTTCAAG CCTTCCTCTTAGAAACCTGGACCTCCTTTGAGTCTGTGAAATCATTCTGCCTCAACACAAGCACTTTTATCTTTT GTTCCGATGAGTTATCTGGGGCAGAAAATGAACGCTCAATGGATGAATTCTTCAGAAAATATTATGTTCCTTTTCTTACAAACATCTAAACCAA GTTTATCATGTTGTTATATGGAGCATAACTTGCTAGTAGTATTTATGAAGGAATTCAGATCAAGGAAGGTATAGACCATTGAAATCTAGCTAGTGATGGTTCTTGCATCATTCCATTCTACAACTGGGAAGACGAGTATTTCTCAGAATATGGGCCCAGGGTTACAGTTATTATTACTGAAAGTGTACCTTACTGGAATGCATCCATTCATAATGACACTGGGAACTGTATGGAGACCTTTGAGAATACTTCTTATGTGGACAAAAGTCTTCCAGAAA ATTTTAAGTGGGACATTGATATTAGCTTTCTGGAAACTGCAACTTCCCATTTCTTCATTCAAACAGTGAATATAACCACTGCAGTTGATTAGAAAATCCTTTTAAACCA TGAGAAGTTAGCTAAGGACTGCAAGATCTCATTCAACTCATTCAAGTTCTCATTCAAACTCATGCTGGTTTATCATCCAGCATTAATCAACTATGATCAGTATCTTGCAATTGTACAGAGCACCATTCAGAATGTTGTAATTGCAGCTGAAGCTATGCAGGTTGTTTCCCTGTTGCTTATTTCCAAACGTCTCTGTTC TCTATCTGCTACTGCTTCCATTATTGTTGGTGCTGCTGGTTTCATGATGTACTGGGATGTCAATCTTGAGTCCATATCCATGATCAACCTTGTCATTTGTATAGGGTTTTCATTTGTATAGGACT TGGCATACGTGTTGTATGCATTTGGTTCAAATGGAAAGCCCATTGTGAATGAAAGGGCAGTGGAGGCACTGTATATTCTTGGTTACCTTGTAACACAAGAGGCTTTTTCCACTTTATTGGGAGTAGTGAGTCTAACTGCAGCAGAAACGTATATCttcagaaacttgtttaagattATGTTTCTTTTGTTA CTTGTTTGGGGAGTTCATGGTCTTGTTTTCAGTCCAGTGGTTTTAACTTTCTTTGGGAATTTTGGCAGATGA